The following proteins come from a genomic window of Corynebacterium falsenii:
- a CDS encoding M23 family metallopeptidase: MLKKIALLAAALVVLGPMLGLVGVALIVNPAANASCTTTGSTGISVGNLPDSLEVTTAAGETFTLNHQQLTHAATIITEGSKIDGVTRDGLQIALMAALTESTLRMLANTGTYPESGDYPNDGNGGDHDSLGLFQMRPQSGWGTVEQLMDPTYQVAAFFGGPTGPNYPSPRGLLDIPGWEQMGKGEAAQAVEVSAYPDRYDNYAPVAEKILTTLTTGGTGTGSGTVPVVTGETSRVVFPLPEGTWVQTSEFGPRVDPINGESRIHSGIDLGAPDGTPIMAAADGTVTRAQYTETGGGIIVIEHHIDGGTLATAYIHMWETGIHVTVGQQVTAGQHIGDVGSSGHSTGPHLHFEVRPGGTDSEAIDPAPWLNDHNAADLPEATGNTDSDGCSTSSTAGDPAAFPGGDPDALVEDPTTGGQITARMAYVMAQTQQAFPDTAWSCYSPRTGTKSEHPLGRACDITFGNPIGKRPTSAQLEAGWEVTNWVKDHAETLGVHYLIWQGTIWNIDRDAEGWRPYNGGGMHDPSDITGGHYDHLHITVREGAL; encoded by the coding sequence ATGTTGAAGAAGATAGCGCTCCTCGCCGCGGCCCTAGTCGTCCTGGGGCCGATGCTCGGGCTGGTCGGCGTCGCACTGATCGTCAACCCCGCCGCCAACGCGTCCTGCACCACCACCGGCAGCACGGGCATCAGCGTCGGAAACCTCCCGGACTCGCTGGAAGTGACCACCGCGGCCGGGGAAACATTCACCCTGAACCATCAGCAGCTCACCCACGCCGCGACCATCATCACCGAAGGCTCCAAGATCGACGGCGTCACCCGCGACGGTCTCCAGATCGCCCTGATGGCAGCGCTCACCGAGTCGACACTGCGCATGCTCGCCAACACCGGCACCTACCCCGAATCCGGGGACTACCCGAACGACGGGAACGGCGGAGACCACGACTCTCTCGGTCTGTTCCAGATGCGCCCCCAATCCGGGTGGGGCACCGTCGAACAACTCATGGACCCGACATACCAGGTCGCAGCATTCTTCGGCGGACCCACCGGACCGAACTACCCCTCACCGCGCGGCCTCCTCGACATCCCCGGATGGGAACAGATGGGCAAGGGCGAAGCCGCCCAAGCCGTGGAAGTCTCCGCCTACCCCGACCGGTACGACAACTACGCGCCCGTCGCCGAGAAGATCCTCACCACCCTCACCACTGGAGGGACTGGCACCGGTTCCGGCACAGTGCCTGTGGTGACGGGTGAAACCTCCCGGGTGGTGTTCCCACTACCGGAAGGAACGTGGGTGCAGACCTCAGAGTTCGGGCCGCGCGTCGACCCGATCAACGGGGAATCCCGCATCCACTCCGGCATCGACCTGGGCGCCCCCGACGGCACACCGATCATGGCCGCAGCTGACGGCACCGTCACCCGCGCCCAATACACCGAGACGGGCGGCGGAATCATCGTCATCGAACACCACATCGACGGCGGCACCCTCGCCACCGCCTACATCCACATGTGGGAGACCGGCATCCACGTCACCGTTGGACAACAGGTCACAGCGGGCCAACACATCGGCGACGTCGGATCGTCTGGCCATTCCACAGGACCGCACCTGCACTTCGAGGTCCGCCCCGGCGGCACCGACAGTGAGGCCATCGACCCAGCACCTTGGCTCAACGACCACAACGCCGCCGACCTGCCCGAAGCCACCGGCAACACCGACAGCGATGGCTGCTCGACGTCCAGCACGGCGGGCGACCCCGCTGCCTTCCCCGGAGGGGACCCCGATGCACTGGTGGAAGATCCGACGACCGGTGGGCAGATCACCGCCCGCATGGCCTACGTGATGGCCCAGACCCAGCAGGCCTTCCCCGACACCGCCTGGTCCTGCTACTCGCCACGCACCGGCACCAAGTCCGAGCACCCACTCGGGCGGGCCTGCGACATCACCTTCGGCAACCCCATCGGGAAGCGCCCCACGTCCGCGCAGCTGGAGGCCGGGTGGGAGGTCACCAACTGGGTCAAAGACCACGCCGAGACCCTCGGCGTCCACTACCTGATCTGGCAGGGCACCATCTGGAACATTGACCGCGACGCTGAGGGCTG
- a CDS encoding ParB N-terminal domain-containing protein codes for MGASNGHIELDRTVSSIQVGARHRHDLGDIEGLAASVQKYGLLQPITITPDGVLVCGARRLAAIKKLGWETVRVWVRSGISDPLAYLLAEQDDNVMHKPLTQLEQAGLYREINDLLREDADRRKEATQFSSERQPGNDGPAKFAGPSESSGDRRKQAADMIPGGASYATLDKVTWLQDVAADPDQPEHIRHVAEHELASIEQGAPVHPAWQRVRDLTAAASTSRSENAEHLAEEALAKLQAEQRAAGKKRPATTKPKAPVVSEPEAWPPRTFVHTWQGFAPGWWDHFDVVILVEKLTTAEIDEFFTFVDDATAFAEQIRAALTTPTLTGTEQRPHLKAI; via the coding sequence GTGGGTGCGAGCAATGGGCACATCGAACTGGACCGGACCGTCAGCTCGATCCAAGTCGGAGCACGCCACCGCCACGACCTCGGAGACATTGAGGGCCTCGCCGCGTCGGTCCAGAAGTATGGGCTACTTCAGCCGATCACCATCACCCCCGACGGGGTCCTCGTCTGTGGGGCCAGGCGCCTGGCAGCGATCAAGAAACTCGGGTGGGAGACCGTACGCGTATGGGTGCGCTCGGGAATCTCTGACCCGCTGGCCTACCTGTTGGCCGAGCAGGACGACAACGTGATGCACAAGCCGCTCACCCAGTTGGAACAGGCCGGACTGTATCGAGAGATTAACGACCTGCTACGGGAGGACGCCGACCGCCGTAAGGAAGCGACCCAGTTCTCCAGTGAGCGTCAACCTGGGAATGACGGTCCCGCAAAATTTGCGGGACCGTCAGAGTCTTCCGGGGACCGCCGCAAGCAGGCCGCCGACATGATCCCGGGCGGCGCCTCCTATGCCACGCTGGACAAGGTCACCTGGCTCCAAGATGTAGCAGCCGATCCCGACCAGCCCGAACACATCCGACACGTGGCCGAGCACGAGCTGGCGAGCATTGAGCAGGGTGCTCCCGTGCATCCGGCCTGGCAACGCGTCCGCGACCTCACCGCCGCAGCCAGCACCTCCCGTTCGGAGAACGCTGAGCATCTGGCGGAAGAGGCACTCGCGAAGCTCCAAGCCGAGCAGCGCGCCGCAGGCAAGAAGCGACCGGCCACGACCAAGCCGAAAGCTCCCGTCGTCTCGGAGCCGGAGGCGTGGCCGCCGCGTACGTTCGTCCACACGTGGCAGGGCTTCGCGCCCGGCTGGTGGGACCACTTCGACGTTGTGATCCTGGTCGAGAAGCTCACCACGGCCGAGATTGACGAGTTCTTCACCTTCGTCGATGACGCCACAGCCTTCGCCGAACAGATCCGCGCAGCCCTCACCACGCCCACGCTGACTGGCACGGAACAGCGTCCTCATCTCAAGGCCATCTGA
- a CDS encoding DUF2637 domain-containing protein, which yields MTAVAGTVFIAMGAFWLSFTSLADLARRSGIGAGQAWAWPLIVDGIIVVATVAVVALAGTRASWYPWALLIGGASVSVTANAIHAVIAADSDVPGILAGAVAAVPPVVLLAITHLTVILTRPPEARADTNPHDAAVRLWPDSAEEPLTASPELFEGRASSVLTAAGTGNQSANGDFHAPDFSMDRRTRAADLHEAGWSNKQIARELGVHPSTIGRWLTALTESPDDDVPADEADTNNAPEALSDQAPTIEENS from the coding sequence ATGACAGCTGTCGCAGGGACCGTGTTCATCGCGATGGGCGCGTTCTGGTTGTCCTTCACTTCCTTGGCCGACCTGGCGCGCCGCTCCGGGATCGGGGCGGGGCAGGCGTGGGCGTGGCCGCTGATCGTCGACGGAATCATCGTCGTCGCGACGGTCGCCGTCGTTGCCCTGGCCGGAACCCGCGCCTCCTGGTACCCGTGGGCTCTGCTCATCGGCGGGGCAAGTGTATCGGTGACGGCGAACGCCATTCATGCCGTCATCGCCGCCGACTCCGATGTGCCCGGCATTCTCGCTGGGGCCGTGGCCGCGGTCCCGCCCGTGGTGCTGCTGGCGATCACCCACCTGACCGTCATCCTCACCCGACCGCCCGAAGCCAGAGCCGACACGAATCCTCACGATGCTGCGGTCCGTCTGTGGCCCGACAGTGCCGAGGAACCGCTGACCGCCAGCCCGGAACTCTTTGAGGGTCGGGCCTCATCAGTACTGACCGCTGCCGGGACGGGTAACCAATCTGCAAACGGCGACTTTCACGCCCCGGATTTTTCGATGGATCGCCGCACCCGGGCGGCGGACCTACACGAGGCGGGGTGGTCGAACAAGCAGATCGCCCGCGAGCTGGGCGTCCACCCCTCCACCATCGGACGCTGGCTCACGGCGCTGACCGAATCCCCAGACGACGACGTGCCTGCCGATGAGGCGGACACAAACAACGCACCAGAAGCCCTGAGTGATCAGGCACCAACCATCGAGGAGAACTCATGA
- a CDS encoding bifunctional DNA primase/polymerase: MPDLSAFTQTLMRMPPGASTGEAAMALGSVGVPVFPVAVGGKQPMTRHGFHDATTDLVQIRQWWSATPGANIGMPTGAASGLVVVDVDVHGQANGYVALDRADRGGLLAGWEALIQTPTDGLHAYYPADPGTEQRSWQAARAGIDFRGDGGYIIVPPSSRIIGGQRCSYRLEQVTRDQPQPLDAGRLRRFLDPPPPRTHRPQPQAMDRGVNLESLAAWVGRLQEGERNHGLFWAACTMAEHHVPPGQTLDVLTTASGQAGLSVREVTVTVRSAYRTVTTAPVSATEVAPSQPSPVASLDRSPPLPPPARSLS; encoded by the coding sequence ATGCCTGACCTTTCCGCCTTCACTCAGACGCTGATGCGCATGCCGCCCGGAGCCTCGACGGGCGAAGCAGCGATGGCGCTGGGATCTGTTGGAGTTCCCGTGTTTCCGGTCGCGGTGGGTGGGAAGCAGCCGATGACCCGGCACGGCTTCCACGACGCCACCACAGACCTCGTCCAGATCCGGCAGTGGTGGTCCGCGACCCCTGGGGCGAATATTGGGATGCCGACCGGCGCCGCCTCGGGCCTCGTTGTCGTCGACGTTGATGTCCACGGGCAAGCCAACGGGTACGTCGCCCTGGACCGCGCCGATCGCGGAGGACTCCTGGCGGGATGGGAAGCCCTCATCCAGACCCCCACTGACGGGCTCCACGCCTACTACCCAGCCGACCCGGGCACCGAGCAACGATCGTGGCAAGCCGCACGTGCGGGGATCGACTTCCGCGGGGACGGCGGATACATCATCGTCCCGCCGTCCAGCCGAATCATCGGCGGCCAGCGGTGCTCCTACCGGCTGGAGCAGGTGACCCGCGACCAGCCTCAGCCCCTGGACGCTGGGCGGCTGCGCCGGTTCCTCGATCCACCTCCGCCGCGGACACACCGCCCGCAGCCGCAGGCGATGGATCGCGGGGTGAATCTTGAAAGTCTCGCCGCATGGGTCGGACGCCTCCAGGAGGGCGAACGCAACCACGGATTGTTCTGGGCGGCCTGCACCATGGCCGAACACCACGTCCCTCCCGGGCAAACACTCGACGTGCTCACTACCGCCAGTGGCCAGGCCGGGCTCTCCGTGCGCGAAGTGACCGTGACGGTGCGGTCGGCCTACCGCACTGTCACCACCGCACCCGTCAGCGCTACCGAAGTTGCGCCCAGCCAGCCGTCGCCGGTGGCTTCGCTGGACCGCTCACCACCACTGCCGCCTCCTGCTCGGAGCTTGTCGTGA
- a CDS encoding ArdC-like ssDNA-binding domain-containing protein, with amino-acid sequence MATRREEQQAAREARLDELHDKLTAAVDQLVSGEDWKRALAFAANFRSRSFNNTLLIWAQHAAAFERGLVPEPTPSYVAGYKQWQGLGRQVQKGQPGYQIIAPVTGRFASPTPQDAESWRRLGKFEKPRPGEAVRSKMVGVRPAYVWDASQTAGDDIPEPPRPKLLEGEAPQGLWEGLAAQVKAEGFDLVDVTAASEIYGANGVTDYAAHTVTVRSDMDAAARVKTLAHELGHVLMHGPDNPEARQHRGISEVEAESVALMVGAAHGMDTSGYTIPYVSGWAGQVEGREPAEVVKATGERVRTVALKILDQLDTAQTSNGTPPGLERDTPARNATRQTVAADRAAPARRDPVLAEARGL; translated from the coding sequence ATGGCGACACGACGAGAGGAACAGCAAGCGGCCCGTGAGGCGCGCCTGGATGAGCTGCACGACAAACTCACCGCGGCCGTGGACCAGCTCGTTTCTGGGGAGGACTGGAAGCGAGCGTTGGCGTTCGCCGCGAACTTCCGCTCGCGCAGTTTCAACAACACGCTGCTGATCTGGGCCCAGCATGCCGCCGCGTTCGAGCGCGGCCTGGTCCCTGAGCCGACGCCGTCGTACGTGGCGGGTTACAAGCAGTGGCAGGGCCTGGGGCGCCAAGTCCAGAAGGGCCAGCCGGGCTATCAGATCATCGCGCCGGTCACCGGCCGCTTCGCCTCTCCCACCCCACAAGATGCCGAGTCGTGGCGGCGACTGGGGAAGTTTGAGAAGCCGCGGCCCGGTGAGGCGGTGCGTTCGAAGATGGTCGGAGTGCGCCCGGCCTACGTGTGGGACGCCTCTCAGACAGCGGGCGACGACATTCCTGAGCCACCGCGGCCCAAGTTGCTGGAAGGCGAAGCACCCCAAGGTTTGTGGGAGGGGCTAGCCGCTCAGGTGAAGGCCGAAGGTTTCGACCTCGTCGATGTCACCGCGGCGTCGGAGATTTATGGGGCGAATGGGGTCACCGACTACGCCGCCCACACCGTCACCGTGCGCAGCGACATGGATGCCGCTGCGCGCGTGAAGACACTGGCCCACGAGTTGGGGCACGTCCTCATGCACGGACCCGACAATCCGGAGGCGCGCCAGCATCGTGGGATCAGCGAGGTCGAAGCCGAATCCGTCGCCCTCATGGTGGGAGCAGCCCATGGCATGGACACCTCCGGCTACACGATCCCGTACGTCTCCGGCTGGGCAGGACAGGTCGAGGGACGCGAGCCCGCTGAGGTCGTCAAGGCCACGGGAGAACGCGTCCGCACGGTCGCGCTGAAGATTCTCGACCAGCTCGACACCGCACAGACCAGCAACGGCACTCCTCCCGGGCTGGAACGCGACACCCCAGCGCGTAATGCGACGAGGCAGACTGTGGCGGCTGACCGAGCAGCACCAGCGCGGCGAGATCCTGTACTTGCCGAGGCCAGGGGCCTGTAA
- a CDS encoding helix-turn-helix domain-containing protein — protein MERIFPDGGEAVRERAPGPIHVETKVFDQVVEPVAYMCLKFMLFREGTSLVHSAHGKVQAHPGTLVIVCAGTLCGGIPEPSVKVTTAYVTLDYLLDQLTWRLNGLLLDRREAETIAAKSFRHNMWATRLDRDTAAQMGDLLDQVERVQAEGGGFYEVEATFITLLSLLVPLMPYQDIPSGPVRSLTGDGEGGRFPPLRPEIVSVGHAVQAKLSHKWTLGDLAEIAHLSPRQLGRAFRESYGLPPMSYVSMLRAKEMARLIREEPGSSVAAVGRMVGWKGRSNARERFARLLGIGPDEYRRRALGPDLATPGPDTAETAAEGS, from the coding sequence ATGGAGCGAATCTTCCCTGACGGCGGGGAGGCTGTCCGTGAGCGGGCGCCTGGGCCGATCCATGTTGAGACAAAGGTGTTTGACCAGGTCGTCGAGCCTGTGGCCTACATGTGCTTGAAGTTCATGTTGTTCCGCGAGGGCACCTCCTTGGTGCACTCCGCACACGGCAAAGTGCAGGCCCACCCGGGAACACTGGTGATCGTGTGCGCGGGCACGCTGTGCGGCGGTATCCCCGAGCCCAGCGTGAAGGTCACGACCGCCTACGTGACCTTGGACTACCTATTGGATCAGCTGACCTGGCGACTCAACGGTCTGCTGCTGGACCGCCGCGAGGCGGAGACGATCGCGGCGAAGTCCTTCCGCCACAACATGTGGGCCACCCGCCTCGACCGCGACACTGCGGCCCAGATGGGTGATCTGCTGGATCAGGTCGAACGCGTCCAGGCCGAGGGCGGTGGCTTCTACGAGGTGGAGGCCACGTTCATCACCCTACTGAGCCTGCTGGTGCCACTCATGCCGTACCAAGACATCCCTTCTGGCCCGGTGCGGTCATTGACCGGGGACGGCGAGGGCGGCCGGTTCCCGCCGCTGCGCCCTGAGATCGTCTCCGTCGGCCACGCCGTCCAAGCGAAGCTCTCGCATAAGTGGACGCTGGGTGACCTGGCGGAGATCGCCCACCTGTCCCCGCGTCAGCTCGGCCGCGCCTTCCGCGAGTCCTACGGCCTGCCGCCGATGTCCTACGTGTCGATGTTGCGGGCCAAGGAGATGGCTCGCCTGATCCGCGAGGAACCTGGCAGCTCCGTGGCGGCAGTGGGGCGTATGGTCGGCTGGAAGGGCCGCTCGAACGCACGGGAGAGGTTCGCGCGCCTGCTGGGCATCGGCCCGGATGAGTATCGGAGGCGGGCTCTTGGTCCGGATCTGGCCACACCTGGACCGGATACGGCCGAAACCGCCGCTGAGGGCTCGTAA
- a CDS encoding helix-turn-helix domain-containing protein translates to MTEPWLSADDIAAHLGVTKDTIYTWIADKGMPAHKIGRLWKFQASEVDDWVRNYGAADSDSAKAGD, encoded by the coding sequence GTGACCGAGCCGTGGCTGTCAGCAGACGACATCGCCGCCCACCTCGGCGTCACCAAGGACACCATCTACACGTGGATCGCTGACAAGGGCATGCCCGCCCACAAGATCGGCCGCCTCTGGAAGTTCCAAGCCAGTGAGGTCGACGACTGGGTCCGCAACTACGGCGCCGCAGACTCGGACTCCGCCAAGGCAGGTGACTGA
- a CDS encoding helicase-related protein, whose protein sequence is MRIINNVTDLLGDDLKTVLARGSKVRIAASTFSIFAFEALKKELERVDELEFIFTSPSFVAADVTDKVRKERRQFFIPAGHAESAIAGTEFEIRLRNKLTQKAIARECADWVRNKVTFRSNATGSPMQPLAAVDDRAAYFPIQGFTTTDLGYEKGPAVSNVVTKFEGAAETQSFLALFDQIWNNPDQLDDVTQAVCDHIATVYAENSPERIYFLILYNLFADFLDDINDDVLPNDRTGYQETKVWKSLYNFQHDAATGIINKLETYNGCILADSVGLGKTFTALAVIKYYELRNKSVLVLCPKKLAENWTNYNSNYTTNLFREDRFAYDVLAHTDLSRTKGESLGLDLARINWGNYDLVVIDESHNFRNADYAEEKESRYQRLMRQVIKEGVKTKVLMLSATPVNNRFNDLKNQLQLAYEGESENLAKHLNISTSVEKVFSDAQRVFNEWSKLDAEQRTTDQILKMLDFDFFELLDSVTIARSRKHIQAFYDTTEIGAFPKRLTPISVREPLTDLPDVPGFNDIFEQLQALTLAVYTPLTYVFPSRRSKYEDLYDVTAGSAHSNLGQAGREQGLKQLMTVNLLKRLESSVEAFRLTLGNVQDSVTHTLSRISNHAGNLADLVPDMAGQDFDIDDEDDANIEALAFGDKIRIDLDDLDIESWQRDLWNDRETLRELLDEMNKVTPDHDLKLRKLKDIIRSKEQHPINPGNRKVLVFSAFADTTDYLYKNLAPALATAGLETAVITGGNRSHTTLGKGYDFQQIMSLFSPRSKQRDVTMPGETRELDVLIGTDVISEGQNLQDCDYLINYDIHWNPVRIIQRFGRIDRIGSTNDFIQLVNFWPDISLDEYINLKERVENRMVIADIAGTADDNVLTQEDPDAAFRKEQLRKLQDEVIELEDVRTGVSITDLGLNDFRMDLLGYIKQYGDLATVPKGLHAVVPADPAKGLVPGVIFALRNVNADEHMNRGNRLHPHYLVYLDEDGHVVADHTEAKHLLDLLRTGCRPYDQPVPSAVHTFNQATRDGADMSAYSQLLTDAIHSMIDVTEERDIDSLFTPGPTTALTQTIAGLDDFELTAFIAFVNSTEEVDAGD, encoded by the coding sequence GTGCGCATCATCAACAACGTCACCGACCTCCTTGGCGATGACCTCAAGACCGTTCTGGCCCGAGGGTCCAAGGTCAGGATCGCGGCCTCCACGTTCTCCATCTTCGCCTTCGAAGCGCTGAAGAAGGAGCTGGAACGCGTCGACGAACTGGAGTTCATCTTCACCTCCCCGTCGTTCGTAGCTGCGGATGTGACCGACAAGGTCCGCAAGGAACGTCGCCAGTTCTTCATCCCTGCCGGGCACGCCGAGTCAGCAATCGCCGGGACCGAGTTCGAGATCCGGCTGCGCAACAAGCTCACCCAAAAAGCAATCGCACGGGAGTGCGCGGACTGGGTGCGCAACAAGGTCACCTTCCGATCCAACGCAACAGGCAGCCCCATGCAGCCGTTGGCAGCGGTTGACGACCGCGCCGCCTACTTCCCGATCCAAGGGTTCACCACCACTGACCTGGGCTATGAAAAGGGCCCGGCAGTCTCCAACGTCGTCACCAAGTTCGAGGGCGCGGCTGAAACCCAATCGTTCCTTGCCTTGTTCGACCAGATCTGGAACAACCCCGACCAGCTCGACGACGTCACACAGGCGGTCTGCGACCACATCGCCACGGTGTACGCGGAGAACTCCCCAGAGCGCATCTACTTCCTCATCCTCTACAACCTGTTCGCCGACTTCCTCGACGACATCAACGACGACGTCCTCCCCAACGACCGCACCGGCTACCAGGAAACCAAGGTCTGGAAGAGCCTGTACAACTTCCAGCATGACGCCGCCACCGGCATCATCAACAAGCTGGAAACCTACAACGGCTGCATCCTCGCCGACTCCGTCGGTCTGGGCAAGACCTTCACCGCGCTGGCCGTCATCAAGTACTACGAGCTACGCAACAAGTCCGTACTGGTGCTGTGCCCCAAGAAGCTGGCGGAGAACTGGACGAACTACAACTCCAACTACACCACCAACCTCTTCCGCGAGGATCGCTTCGCCTACGACGTCCTCGCCCACACCGACCTGTCGCGCACGAAGGGTGAATCCCTTGGCCTGGACCTGGCCCGCATCAACTGGGGAAACTACGACCTGGTGGTGATCGACGAGTCCCACAACTTCCGCAACGCCGACTACGCGGAAGAGAAGGAATCGCGCTACCAGCGCCTCATGCGCCAGGTCATCAAAGAAGGCGTGAAGACCAAGGTCCTCATGCTGTCGGCCACCCCGGTGAACAACCGGTTCAACGACCTGAAAAACCAGCTCCAGCTCGCCTACGAAGGAGAGTCGGAAAACCTCGCCAAGCACCTGAACATCTCCACCAGCGTGGAGAAGGTCTTCTCCGACGCCCAGCGGGTCTTCAACGAATGGTCCAAACTCGACGCCGAGCAACGCACCACGGACCAGATCTTGAAGATGCTGGACTTCGACTTCTTCGAACTGCTCGACTCGGTGACCATCGCCCGTTCACGCAAACACATCCAAGCCTTCTACGACACCACCGAGATTGGCGCCTTCCCCAAACGCCTCACGCCCATCTCCGTGCGTGAACCTCTCACGGACCTTCCAGATGTGCCGGGCTTCAACGACATCTTCGAACAGCTCCAGGCCCTCACCTTGGCGGTCTACACCCCGCTGACCTACGTTTTCCCGTCCCGTCGAAGCAAGTACGAGGACCTCTACGACGTCACCGCAGGCAGCGCCCACTCGAATCTGGGGCAGGCAGGCCGCGAACAGGGCCTCAAGCAGCTCATGACCGTCAACCTCCTCAAACGCCTGGAAAGCTCAGTGGAAGCCTTCCGCCTCACGCTGGGCAACGTGCAGGACTCGGTCACACACACGCTGTCCCGGATCAGCAACCACGCTGGGAATCTTGCCGACCTGGTGCCGGACATGGCAGGCCAGGACTTCGACATCGACGACGAGGACGACGCCAACATCGAGGCCCTCGCCTTCGGGGACAAGATCCGCATCGACCTGGACGACCTGGACATCGAGTCCTGGCAACGCGACCTGTGGAACGACCGAGAGACCCTGCGCGAACTCCTCGACGAGATGAACAAGGTCACCCCAGACCACGACCTCAAGCTCCGCAAGCTCAAGGACATCATCCGCTCCAAAGAGCAGCATCCGATCAACCCTGGCAACCGCAAGGTCCTGGTCTTCTCCGCCTTCGCAGACACCACCGACTACCTCTACAAGAACCTTGCGCCAGCCCTCGCTACAGCTGGACTGGAGACGGCGGTCATCACCGGTGGCAACCGCTCCCACACCACGCTAGGAAAGGGCTACGACTTCCAGCAGATCATGTCCCTGTTCTCCCCACGCTCCAAGCAGCGCGACGTGACCATGCCCGGAGAAACCCGCGAGCTGGACGTGTTGATCGGCACTGACGTCATCAGCGAGGGTCAGAACCTCCAGGACTGCGACTACCTGATCAACTACGACATCCACTGGAACCCGGTGCGCATCATCCAACGGTTCGGCCGTATCGACCGTATCGGGTCCACCAACGATTTCATTCAGCTGGTGAACTTCTGGCCCGACATTTCCCTGGACGAGTACATCAACCTCAAGGAACGCGTCGAGAACCGGATGGTCATCGCCGACATCGCGGGCACCGCCGACGACAACGTCCTCACCCAGGAAGACCCGGACGCAGCCTTCCGCAAGGAACAGCTCCGCAAACTCCAAGACGAAGTCATCGAGCTCGAAGACGTACGCACAGGTGTCTCCATCACCGACCTCGGTCTCAACGACTTCCGCATGGACCTGCTCGGCTACATCAAGCAGTACGGCGACCTGGCCACCGTTCCCAAGGGCCTGCACGCCGTCGTCCCCGCCGACCCTGCCAAGGGGCTGGTGCCCGGGGTGATCTTCGCGTTGCGCAACGTCAACGCGGACGAGCACATGAACCGTGGAAACCGTCTCCACCCGCACTACCTCGTCTACCTCGACGAGGACGGCCACGTGGTCGCCGACCATACAGAGGCCAAGCACCTGCTCGACCTCCTGCGCACCGGATGCCGCCCCTACGACCAGCCCGTCCCCAGCGCGGTCCACACGTTCAACCAAGCAACGCGCGACGGCGCCGACATGAGCGCATACTCGCAGCTGTTGACGGACGCGATCCACTCGATGATCGACGTCACCGAGGAACGCGACATCGACAGCCTGTTCACCCCAGGCCCCACCACCGCCCTCACCCAGACCATCGCCGGACTCGACGACTTCGAACTCACCGCGTTCATCGCGTTCGTCAACTCCACGGAGGAGGTGGACGCTGGTGACTGA
- a CDS encoding DUF4391 domain-containing protein yields the protein MTDLLYQWPSAARFGRRVPKEKFYEHASVNTALREKFISEVDRVFWAYDLAQATINLAGTDEVPDVAVFQVDAKEADVSEPVLSTIDKSIPRPIIFEVNRDVAGVRETRMVASHKQLGAGATKISQYFSTGWQPADTERHPLPTAITLPALYAALLEPLANVEARPGEGMSEVADRLKTVSKLEREIKTLERKLRTEKQFNRKVELRRTLKTKQAQLEQQR from the coding sequence GTGACTGACCTGCTGTACCAATGGCCCAGCGCAGCCCGCTTCGGGCGACGGGTCCCCAAGGAGAAGTTCTACGAACACGCCAGCGTGAACACTGCTCTGCGGGAGAAATTCATCTCCGAGGTTGACCGAGTGTTCTGGGCCTACGACCTCGCGCAAGCAACGATCAACCTGGCGGGTACTGACGAGGTCCCTGATGTCGCGGTCTTCCAGGTCGACGCCAAGGAGGCGGATGTCTCCGAACCAGTGCTGAGCACCATCGACAAGTCAATCCCTCGCCCGATCATCTTCGAGGTCAACCGCGACGTCGCCGGTGTGCGCGAGACACGCATGGTCGCATCCCACAAGCAGCTCGGTGCGGGAGCTACGAAGATCAGCCAGTACTTCAGCACCGGATGGCAGCCCGCCGACACCGAGCGTCACCCACTGCCGACCGCCATCACCTTGCCTGCCCTCTACGCGGCCTTGCTCGAACCCCTCGCCAACGTCGAGGCCCGTCCCGGCGAAGGAATGTCGGAGGTCGCTGACAGACTGAAGACCGTCAGCAAGCTCGAACGCGAAATCAAGACACTTGAGCGCAAGCTCCGCACCGAAAAGCAGTTCAACCGGAAGGTTGAACTGCGCCGCACCCTCAAGACCAAACAAGCACAGCTGGAACAGCAAAGGTAA